The Photobacterium sp. CCB-ST2H9 DNA segment ATGGGAGTCGTTTTTGTCTGTTTGAAATATTCATGGGAATCACATTGATGAATGGGGAATATAAATCATCTGTTTTCATCATTTCATTTCAGTCTTCATTCTGATTCGCGATAGAAAATTAAAGAACTCGGTTTTAAAAAGGATGTTATACGTATGCGTGGTCGCTTTATTTGTTATCAGCCAAACCCGACAGCGGAAGTGAATCTTGTTTGTTTTCCATTTGCGGGCGGAAGTGCAGCAATATTTCATCCATGGGTGGCGCAGTTGCCCCGCCATGTCCAGTTGTTAGCTTATCAGCCTCCCGGGCGGTCGCAGCGTATGGCTGAACCTGGCTGTATCACGATGCAGGAGTATATTGAGGATATCTGGGGTGGTTTACAGGGACACTTAGAAAAACCATTGATTCTCTTTGGCCATAGCATGGGTGCGCTTATTGCCTATGAAGTTGTCAGAAAATTGCATCTAGAGAACCCGCATGTGCCGGTGAAAGCATTTTTTTCTGCGGCAAAGTCACCCTGGAAAAAAAATCGGGCGAAACTCATCAGCCACCTCAATGATGATGAATTTATCAACGAGCTGAAAAGAAAAGGGGGCTTTCCGGAAGAGATTCTGAACAATCAGGAGTTGATGGCACTGTGTACGCCATTTATTAAATCTGATTATCAGCTTGTTGAACAATACTGCTCTGAAGAAACACGTCAATTGGCTGTCCCTGCGACTGTTCTTGCCGGTCTGGAGGATGAAATCTCAGAACAGGAACTGGCTGAGTGGGAAAATGGGTTTACTGAATCACCGGATATTCATCATTTTCCTGGAGGTCATTTCTTTCTCCATGAGCATGCGGTAATGAATGAGATGATTGCCTTAATCACCCGTTAACCGAACATTGAACATTGCAGACACCCGTGGATTTTAACGCCATCGGGTGTTTGCATGGCTGAACTGACGTCACTGATTCGTCTGCTTACTTTTCCAGCCATCCGGCGACAGTCTGTACCGGGACAAAACTGTTTTCTCTGGTGAGCCAGACAGCTACAGCATCCGCATTGAGTGGAATCTCAACCTGCGTGAAAGTCCAGGTGGATTCTGAGGCTTTACGGGAATCACTCAGGACAATATGGTCATACACAAGATTTTTTCCGGCATTTTCACCCCGCTTTATCTGAGTTTGCTCATCCATCGCCAGAATGACTAATTGAGCAATAAAGCGACCTTTGCCTTTGTAATCGAGCTGAAATGTATTTCCATTTCGGGTGAGTTTCAGAATTTCTGTAGCTCGGGAATTGTGCGCCGGTAACGGCTGCCTGCGGAAAAAGCCACGCCACTCCTTGCCGTCAATCACAAATCCCGGCGTATAGACGCCGCTTAAGATTCTGTACTGATGATAGAGCCGCTGCTTCAGGCTGTATTCTGGC contains these protein-coding regions:
- a CDS encoding thioesterase II family protein; its protein translation is MRGRFICYQPNPTAEVNLVCFPFAGGSAAIFHPWVAQLPRHVQLLAYQPPGRSQRMAEPGCITMQEYIEDIWGGLQGHLEKPLILFGHSMGALIAYEVVRKLHLENPHVPVKAFFSAAKSPWKKNRAKLISHLNDDEFINELKRKGGFPEEILNNQELMALCTPFIKSDYQLVEQYCSEETRQLAVPATVLAGLEDEISEQELAEWENGFTESPDIHHFPGGHFFLHEHAVMNEMIALITR
- a CDS encoding DUF1223 domain-containing protein; translation: MKTVIAASLLLVSPITPAQTWQHSGPPAQVIELFTSQGCSSCPPADHFTSALKQKYQLWEEILPVVYHVDYWDSLGWKDTFSKPEYSLKQRLYHQYRILSGVYTPGFVIDGKEWRGFFRRQPLPAHNSRATEILKLTRNGNTFQLDYKGKGRFIAQLVILAMDEQTQIKRGENAGKNLVYDHIVLSDSRKASESTWTFTQVEIPLNADAVAVWLTRENSFVPVQTVAGWLEK